One segment of Triticum aestivum cultivar Chinese Spring chromosome 2A, IWGSC CS RefSeq v2.1, whole genome shotgun sequence DNA contains the following:
- the LOC123190774 gene encoding probable inactive receptor kinase At5g67200 codes for MPAPAPRPLPLPILLLLAAAAVATASAAVPPAASHSQPTLPTKGAGASHSQPTKPAAPPSAALATAPPAEGALLAAFLAKADPTAHLRFPLAATPCAHPGVTCSGAAGITHLVLEQAGLNGTFAPDTLSGLAGLRVLSLKSNALHGPVPDLSALGNLKALFLAGNRFSGPFPASLASLRRLRSIDLSGNRFSGALPPGIEAAFPHLTALRLDSNHFNGSVPAWNQSSLKLLNVSYNDFSGPVPVTASMALMGADAFAGNPGLCGEVVRRECSGSPLVFFPGDGSSGSASPPAQSAGATGVGPQRQGLPGSSAPRAHKVKKKTAMTVAIALAAVLAVLLVCAIVAATRGKKRRRPSTAAYPSPKKSAAASQLSREMDNSDIGYVECVPDEEAAAMMMPEEKARRLGRSGCLTFCAGEATSYSLEQLMRASAEVLGRGSVGTTYKAVLDGRLVVIVKRLDAAKIGPAASEAETFEQNMDVIGRLRHPNLVPLRSFFQAKEERLLVYDYQPNGSLHSLIHGSRSSRGKPLHWTSCLKIAEDVAQGLAYIHQASRLVHGNIKSSNVLLGSDFEACLTDNCLSFLLESAEVKDDAAYRAPENMKSNRRLTPKSDVYAFGILLLELLSGKAPLEHSVLAATNLQTYALSGREDEGVDRERLSMIVDIASACVRSSPESRPTAWQVLKMIQEVKEADATGDNEDGDLDLTSDS; via the exons atgccggcgccggcgccccgccccctccctctccccatcctcctcctcctcgccgccgccgccgtcgccaccgcgtCCGCCGCCGTCCCGCCCGCCGCGTCGCACTCCCAGCCCACGCTGCCCACGAAAGGGGCGGGCGCGTCGCACTCCCAGCCGACGAAgcccgcggcgccgccgtccgccgcgctGGCCACGGCCCCGCCGGCCGAGGGCGCGCTGCTGGCGGCCTTCCTCGCCAAGGCCGACCCGACGGCGCACCTGCGGTTCCCGCTCGCCGCCACCCCCTGCGCGCACCCGGGCGTGACCTGCAGCGGCGCGGCGGGCATCACGCACCTCGTGCTCGAGCAGGCCGGCCTCAACGGCACCTTCGCGCCGGACACGCTCTCGGGCCTCGCCGGGCTGCGCGTGCTCAGCCTCAAGTCCAACGCGCTCCACGGGCCCGTCCCCGACCTCTCCGCGCTCGGCAACCTCAAGgcgctcttcctcgccggcaaccgCTTCTCCGGCCCGTTCCCCGCCTCGCTCGCCTCGCTGCGCCGCCTCCGCTCCATCGACCTCTCCGGGAACCGGTTCTCCGGCGCGCTGCCGCCCGGCATCGAGGCCGCGTTCCCGCATCTCACGGCCCTGCGCCTCGACTCCAACCACTTCAACGGCTCCGTCCCGGCATGGAACCAGTCGTCGCTCAAGCTGCTGAACGTCTCGTACAACGACTTCTCCGGCCCCGTGCCCGTCACCGCCTCCATGGCGCTCATGGGCGCCGACGCGTTCGCCGGGAACCCCGGCCTCTGCGGCGAGGTCGTCCGCCGCGAGTGCAGCGGCTCCCCCCTCGTTTTCTTCCccggcgacggcagcagcggctccGCCAGTCCCCCCGCGCAGAGCGCCGGTGCCACTGGCGTAGGCCCGCAGCGCCAGGGCTTGCCGGGCTCGTCGGCACCACGCGCGCacaaagtgaagaagaagacgGCAATGACTGTCGCGATTGCTTTGGCAGCCGTGCTGGCCGTACTTCTCGTTTGCGCCATAGTTGCCGCAACGAGGGGCAAGAAGCGTAGGCGTCCGAGCACGGCGGCATACCCGAGCCCCAAGAAGAGCGCGGCCGCCTCGCAACTCAGCAGGGAGATGGACAACTCCGACATTGGCTATGTGGAGTGCGTGccggacgaggaggcggcggcgatgatGATGCCGGAGGAGAAGGCTCGCCGGCTGGGCCGGAGCGGCTGCCTGACGTTCTGCGCGGGCGAGGCCACGAGCTACAGTCTGGAGCAGCTGATGCGCGCGTCGGCGGAGGTGCTCGGCCGCGGGAGCGTGGGGACGACGTACAAGGCGGTGCTCGACGGCCGGCTCGTGGTCATTGTCAAGAGGCTGGACGCGGCCAAGATCGGCCCGGCGGCTTCGGAGGCCGAGACCTTCGAGCAGAACATGGATGTGATTGGCCGGCTGCGGCATCCGAACCTCGTGCCGCTGCGCTCATTCTTCCAGGccaaggaggagcggctgctggtgTACGACTACCAGCCCAACGGCAGCCTCCATTCTCTCATCCACG GTTCAAGATCGTCCCGGGGAAAACCGCTGCACTGGACTTCATGCCTGAAGATAGCAGAAGATGTTGCACAGGGCCTTGCTTACATTCATCAGGCATCCCGGCTTGTTCATGGAAACATCAAGTCCTCCAATGTCTTACTTGGTTCAGACTTTGAAGCTTGCCTCACCGACAACTGCCTTTCATTCCTTCTGGAATCAGCAGAAGTCAAAGACGATGCGGCATACAGAGCACCAGAAAACATGAAGTCCAACAGAAGGCTCACACCCAAGTCAGACGTCTATGCTTTTGGCATCCTTCTCCTCGAGCTCCTCAGCGGCAAGGCGCCGCTTGAGCATTCGGTTCTGGCAGCAACCAATCTCCAGACGTATGCGCTGTCGGGGAGGGAAGACGAAGGAGTGGACAGAGAGCGCCTCTCGATGATCGTCGACATTGCGTCTGCCTGCGTCCGGTCATCGCCGGAGAGTCGGCCAACTGCCTGGCAAGTCCTCAAGATGATTCAGGAGGTGAAGGAAGCAGATGCAACTGGTGACAATGAGGACGGCGATCTTGATCTTACTAGCGACTCCTAG